In one window of Rathayibacter caricis DSM 15933 DNA:
- a CDS encoding peroxiredoxin, giving the protein MALEKLTLAPDFELANQYGERIQLGDFHGRRNVALVFFPLAFSGTCTGEFCALRENLSLFEHADVEVIGISVDSKHTLRAWGEKQGYDFTLLSDFWPHGDVAKQYGVFVESKGYATRATFLIDREGVIRDTFITEPGEARSIDAYRAAIEALQPAHA; this is encoded by the coding sequence ATGGCTCTCGAGAAGCTGACGCTCGCTCCCGACTTCGAACTCGCCAACCAGTACGGCGAGCGGATCCAGCTCGGCGACTTCCACGGGCGGCGCAACGTCGCCCTCGTCTTCTTCCCCCTCGCCTTCTCGGGCACCTGCACGGGGGAGTTCTGCGCTCTGCGCGAGAACCTGTCGCTCTTCGAGCACGCGGACGTCGAGGTGATCGGCATCTCCGTCGACTCCAAGCACACGCTGCGCGCCTGGGGCGAGAAGCAGGGCTACGACTTCACGCTCCTCTCGGACTTCTGGCCGCACGGCGACGTGGCGAAGCAGTACGGCGTCTTCGTCGAGAGCAAGGGCTACGCGACGCGCGCGACCTTCCTCATCGACCGGGAGGGCGTCATCCGCGACACCTTCATCACCGAGCCCGGGGAGGCGCGCTCGATCGACGCGTACCGCGCCGCGATCGAGGCGCTCCAGCCGGCGCACGCCTGA
- a CDS encoding DUF1345 domain-containing protein: MTDAPGDRARRRAESRWPASAAILVAVALNVVGHDDRTSAVRLAAAALTLVLLVPLFVVNPRRLDTETKWSRVVSISLAVVLAVANQVNVVALVLALVDGSTDGPLLLLTALQVWVTNVVAYALLYWELDRGGPVARGTLPRSGLPTADFAFPQDGYRDTVQEVSATSSERADWRPGFVDYLYVSTTNTMAFSPTDTMPLSSRAKLLMAVEGVTGFVLLALVIARAVNILN; this comes from the coding sequence ATGACCGACGCACCCGGTGACCGGGCGAGGCGGCGCGCCGAGAGCCGCTGGCCCGCCTCCGCCGCCATCCTCGTCGCCGTCGCCCTCAACGTCGTGGGGCACGACGACCGCACGTCGGCGGTCAGGCTGGCCGCGGCGGCGCTCACCCTCGTCCTCCTCGTCCCGCTGTTCGTCGTCAACCCGCGCCGCCTCGACACCGAGACGAAGTGGTCGCGCGTCGTCTCGATCTCGCTGGCCGTCGTCCTCGCCGTCGCCAACCAGGTGAACGTCGTCGCCCTGGTCCTGGCGCTGGTCGACGGATCGACGGACGGGCCGCTCCTGCTGCTCACCGCTCTGCAGGTCTGGGTGACGAACGTGGTCGCCTACGCGCTGCTCTACTGGGAGCTCGACCGCGGCGGCCCCGTCGCCCGCGGAACCCTCCCGCGGAGCGGGCTGCCCACCGCCGACTTCGCGTTCCCGCAGGACGGCTATCGCGACACGGTGCAGGAGGTCTCGGCGACCTCCTCCGAGCGGGCCGACTGGCGGCCCGGCTTCGTCGACTACCTCTACGTCTCGACGACGAACACCATGGCGTTCAGCCCGACCGACACCATGCCGCTCTCGAGCCGGGCGAAGCTCCTGATGGCCGTCGAGGGCGTCACCGGATTCGTCCTGCTCGCGCTGGTCATCGCCCGCGCGGTCAACATCCTGAACTGA
- a CDS encoding helix-turn-helix domain-containing protein: MKISQLRHFVAVAEELHFVRAAEKLGISRKKLDSSVAAVEFDLGRPLFEPGASRTVLTAAGRERLASARAELAALGDEPEAAPPAGGKAKASKGTGRAPIVKGQPKPYKRRQTR; the protein is encoded by the coding sequence ATGAAGATCAGCCAGCTGCGCCACTTCGTTGCGGTCGCCGAGGAGCTGCACTTCGTGCGCGCCGCCGAGAAGCTCGGCATCTCGCGGAAGAAGCTCGACTCCTCCGTCGCCGCCGTCGAGTTCGACCTCGGGCGTCCGCTCTTCGAGCCCGGCGCGTCCCGCACGGTGCTCACCGCGGCCGGCCGCGAACGGCTCGCCTCCGCCCGAGCGGAGCTCGCGGCCCTGGGCGACGAGCCCGAGGCGGCTCCCCCCGCCGGCGGCAAGGCGAAGGCCTCGAAGGGGACCGGCCGCGCCCCGATCGTCAAGGGCCAGCCCAAGCCCTACAAGCGCCGCCAGACGCGCTGA
- a CDS encoding dihydrofolate reductase family protein has translation MGALVYSGIASVDGYTQDEAGGFTWAEPRPEVHRFVNETEAEVRTYLYGRRMYETMSPWGPGFALAEQFAFIRDFQEMWRSADKIVYSRTLDDVRTERTRLERRFDPEAVREQVDALDHDASIGGADLAAQALRAGIVDEIRWYVVPVVVGGGTQFLPSGFRTALELREQRRFSDGTLFLRYGVVR, from the coding sequence GTGGGCGCGCTCGTCTACAGCGGGATCGCCTCGGTCGACGGGTACACCCAGGACGAGGCCGGCGGCTTCACCTGGGCGGAGCCGCGGCCCGAGGTGCACCGCTTCGTCAACGAGACCGAGGCGGAGGTGCGCACCTATCTCTACGGCCGGCGGATGTACGAGACCATGAGCCCCTGGGGGCCGGGATTCGCTCTCGCCGAGCAGTTCGCCTTCATCCGCGATTTCCAGGAGATGTGGCGGTCGGCGGACAAGATCGTGTACTCGCGGACACTGGACGACGTCCGGACCGAGCGCACCCGGCTCGAGCGGCGCTTCGACCCCGAGGCGGTGCGCGAGCAGGTGGACGCGCTCGACCACGACGCCTCGATCGGAGGGGCCGACCTCGCCGCTCAGGCTCTGCGCGCCGGCATTGTGGACGAGATCCGCTGGTACGTGGTGCCCGTCGTGGTCGGAGGCGGGACGCAGTTCCTGCCGTCCGGGTTCCGCACGGCGCTCGAGCTGCGCGAGCAGCGGCGCTTCAGCGACGGGACGCTCTTCCTCCGCTACGGCGTCGTGCGCTGA
- a CDS encoding patatin-like phospholipase family protein — MPGALVLAGGGLAGIAWELGVVRGIADASPEAARLLLDPSTTFLGTSAGSAVAAQLSTSVGLGEAYASQLREESAEIGAVIDSEALQASFAAAIEGATSPEDARRRIGVLALSTSTLSEESRRDVIAARVADADWPDRRLLITAVDTATGALVVFDRTSGVPLVDAIAASCAVPGVWPPVTIDGVRYMDGGVRSGSNADLAAGADWVLVVTPLPGIGAPGAGTLPTAELDALASSRVEVVYADETSIRAFGPNSLDPAVRAASAEAGRAQGSRIASRIAELVGA; from the coding sequence ATGCCTGGTGCCCTCGTCCTCGCCGGAGGCGGACTGGCCGGTATCGCCTGGGAGCTCGGCGTCGTGCGCGGCATCGCCGACGCGTCCCCCGAGGCCGCCCGCCTCCTGCTCGACCCCTCGACCACGTTCCTCGGCACGTCCGCGGGGTCCGCCGTCGCGGCCCAGCTGAGCACCTCCGTCGGCCTCGGCGAGGCCTACGCCTCGCAGCTGCGCGAGGAGTCGGCCGAGATCGGCGCCGTCATCGACTCCGAGGCCCTGCAGGCGAGCTTCGCCGCCGCGATCGAGGGCGCGACCTCGCCCGAGGACGCCCGTCGTCGCATCGGCGTACTCGCCCTGTCGACGTCGACCCTGTCGGAGGAGTCGCGCCGGGACGTCATCGCCGCTCGCGTCGCCGACGCGGACTGGCCCGATCGGCGCCTCCTGATCACTGCGGTCGACACCGCCACCGGCGCCCTCGTCGTCTTCGACCGGACGAGCGGCGTCCCGCTCGTCGACGCCATCGCCGCGAGCTGCGCCGTTCCGGGCGTCTGGCCGCCGGTCACGATCGACGGCGTGCGCTACATGGACGGGGGCGTGCGCTCGGGGAGCAACGCCGACCTGGCCGCCGGAGCCGACTGGGTCCTCGTCGTCACTCCGCTGCCCGGCATCGGCGCACCCGGAGCGGGCACCCTGCCCACGGCCGAGCTGGACGCCCTCGCGTCCTCGCGGGTCGAGGTCGTCTACGCCGACGAGACGTCGATCCGGGCCTTCGGACCCAACTCGCTCGACCCCGCGGTGCGCGCCGCCTCGGCAGAAGCCGGTCGCGCCCAGGGCTCCCGGATCGCGAGCAGGATCGCCGAGCTCGTCGGCGCCTGA
- a CDS encoding ATP-binding protein: MPERSFVLHMPPDDGMTAIHEALEELWAESPGLGSWDRMSFTTALVEVTSNIVQHARSSRPVVCRVEIRVDDLEMRAVLSDSGEAADIDVAERRDMPDEWEEAGRGIPFIQALVTSFEHRRVDGQNVWTIVRERKRS; encoded by the coding sequence GTGCCTGAGCGCTCCTTCGTCCTGCACATGCCCCCGGACGACGGCATGACTGCGATCCACGAGGCGCTCGAGGAGCTCTGGGCCGAGAGCCCGGGACTGGGGTCGTGGGACCGCATGTCCTTCACCACGGCCCTCGTCGAGGTGACGTCCAACATCGTCCAGCACGCGCGCTCCTCCCGGCCCGTCGTCTGCCGCGTCGAGATCCGCGTCGACGACCTCGAGATGCGCGCCGTTCTGAGCGACTCGGGCGAGGCCGCCGACATCGACGTGGCCGAGCGCCGCGACATGCCCGACGAGTGGGAGGAGGCCGGCCGCGGCATCCCCTTCATCCAGGCCCTCGTGACCAGCTTCGAGCACCGCCGCGTCGACGGGCAGAACGTCTGGACGATCGTGCGCGAGCGCAAGCGCTCCTGA
- the cofD gene encoding 2-phospho-L-lactate transferase, translating into MRITILAGGVGGARFTSAVREHLRDLEAAGGGPSEITVVANTGDDMWLTGLKVCPDLDSLTYALGGVNDTERGWGRAGESERVSAELTAFGVGWPWFTLGDLDLGTHIARTSMLRDGLTLSEATERITARWPLGVRLLPMSDDDVETHVEVEIPGEGVRLLHFEEWWVRLRASVPARRFVQKGVATARPAPGVLEAIADTDAVLVAPSNPVVSIGTILGVPGIADALRTTSAPVVGVSPVIGGAVVRGMADACLAAIGVETSAEAVGLHYGSRSTGGLLDAWLVGEEDAAAVPALEAAGLRTRSVPLWLRDRETSARLAADAIAASRG; encoded by the coding sequence ATGCGCATCACGATCCTCGCCGGCGGCGTCGGAGGAGCCCGCTTCACCTCGGCCGTGCGGGAGCACCTCCGCGACCTCGAGGCCGCGGGCGGCGGCCCGTCCGAGATCACGGTGGTCGCGAACACGGGCGACGACATGTGGCTCACCGGCCTCAAGGTCTGCCCCGATCTCGACTCCCTCACCTACGCCCTGGGCGGAGTGAACGACACCGAGCGCGGCTGGGGCCGGGCCGGCGAGTCGGAGCGGGTCTCGGCCGAGCTCACCGCGTTCGGCGTCGGCTGGCCCTGGTTCACCCTCGGAGACCTCGACCTCGGCACGCACATCGCCCGCACCTCGATGCTGCGCGACGGTCTCACCCTGTCGGAGGCGACCGAGCGGATCACGGCGCGCTGGCCGCTCGGCGTCCGCCTGCTCCCCATGTCCGACGACGACGTCGAGACGCACGTCGAGGTCGAGATCCCCGGTGAGGGCGTGCGGCTGCTGCACTTCGAGGAGTGGTGGGTGCGGCTGCGCGCCTCCGTGCCCGCCCGCCGCTTCGTGCAGAAGGGGGTCGCGACCGCGCGTCCCGCTCCCGGCGTCCTCGAGGCGATCGCCGACACGGATGCGGTGCTCGTGGCACCGTCGAACCCCGTCGTGTCGATCGGCACGATCCTCGGCGTGCCGGGCATCGCCGACGCCCTGCGCACGACGTCGGCGCCGGTCGTCGGAGTCTCCCCTGTGATCGGCGGAGCCGTCGTGCGCGGGATGGCCGACGCGTGCCTCGCCGCGATCGGCGTCGAGACCTCGGCCGAGGCGGTCGGCCTGCACTACGGCTCCCGCTCCACGGGCGGGCTGCTCGACGCGTGGCTGGTCGGCGAGGAGGACGCCGCGGCCGTCCCCGCGCTCGAGGCCGCCGGTCTGCGGACACGCTCGGTGCCCCTCTGGCTCCGCGACCGCGAGACCTCCGCCCGCCTGGCCGCCGACGCGATCGCCGCCTCCCGCGGCTGA
- a CDS encoding nitrilase-related carbon-nitrogen hydrolase — protein sequence MTIVRAAITQTTWTGDKESMLDKHEQMARDAAADGAQIVCFQELFYGPYFGITQDKKYYRYAEPADGPIVQRFAALAKELGVVMILPIYEEEQTGVYYNTAVVVDADGTILGKYRKHHIPHLDRFWEKFYFRPGNLGYPVFDTAVGKVGVHICYDRHFPEGWRELGLNGAHMVFNPNATKPGLSNRLWEVEGPAAAVANGYFVLQPNRVGREDNEYGDLAVDFYGTSQVIDPRGEFVGERGSGESEEILLRDLDLDMVQQMRDDWQFYRDRRPESYTSIPKP from the coding sequence ATGACCATCGTCCGCGCAGCGATCACGCAGACCACCTGGACCGGCGACAAGGAGTCGATGCTCGACAAGCACGAGCAGATGGCCCGGGACGCCGCCGCCGACGGGGCGCAGATCGTCTGCTTCCAGGAGCTGTTCTACGGTCCGTACTTCGGCATCACGCAGGACAAGAAGTACTACCGCTACGCGGAGCCGGCCGACGGGCCGATCGTGCAGCGCTTCGCGGCACTGGCGAAGGAGCTCGGGGTGGTGATGATCCTCCCGATCTACGAGGAGGAGCAGACCGGCGTCTACTACAACACCGCGGTGGTGGTCGACGCCGACGGCACGATCCTCGGGAAGTACCGCAAGCACCACATCCCGCACCTGGACCGGTTCTGGGAGAAGTTCTACTTCCGCCCGGGCAACCTCGGCTACCCGGTGTTCGACACCGCCGTCGGCAAGGTGGGCGTGCACATCTGCTACGACCGGCACTTCCCGGAGGGCTGGCGGGAGCTGGGTCTGAACGGTGCGCACATGGTCTTCAATCCCAACGCGACCAAGCCGGGGCTCTCCAACCGCCTGTGGGAGGTCGAGGGACCCGCTGCCGCCGTGGCGAACGGGTACTTCGTGCTGCAGCCCAACCGGGTGGGCCGCGAGGACAACGAGTACGGCGACCTCGCCGTCGACTTCTACGGCACGAGCCAGGTCATCGATCCGCGCGGCGAGTTCGTCGGCGAGCGCGGCTCCGGGGAGAGCGAGGAGATCCTCCTCCGGGACCTCGATCTCGACATGGTGCAGCAGATGCGCGACGACTGGCAGTTCTACCGCGACCGCCGGCCGGAGTCGTACACCAGCATCCCCAAGCCGTGA
- the hydA gene encoding dihydropyrimidinase — protein sequence MKTLIINGTVVNATGTGAADVLIDGETIAAVLAPGSTLLGFDLGANVDRVIDATGKYVIPGGIDAHTHMEMPFGGTFASDTFETGTRAAAWGGTTSIVDFVVQYPGESVVDRYQAWQAKAAGECAIDYGFHQILSDVQDSSLVAMDELMDEGVTSFKLFMAYKGVFLSDDGQILRAFQKGASNGAMMMMHAENGAIIDELVKQSLAAGNTSPYFHGTSRPWQAEEEATHRAIMIADLTGAPLYVVHVSAKQAVEQIAEARDRGMNVFGETCPQYLYLSLEEQLGAPGFEGAKWVCSTPLRSKTEGHQHHMWQSLRTNDIQMVSTDHCPFCMKGQKDMGVGDFSKIPNGIGSVEHRMDLMYQGVVSGQISLPRWVELTSTTPARMFGMYGKKGVIQPGADGDVVVYDPNGHTSIGIGEGRSHHMNMDYSAWEGFEIDGHVDTVISRGKVVVDDGQYVGTKGDGKYIKRGLSQYLI from the coding sequence ATGAAGACCCTCATCATCAACGGCACGGTCGTGAACGCGACCGGCACCGGCGCGGCCGACGTGCTGATCGACGGCGAGACGATCGCGGCGGTCCTCGCGCCCGGGTCGACTCTGCTCGGCTTCGATCTCGGGGCGAACGTCGACCGCGTGATCGACGCGACCGGCAAGTACGTGATCCCGGGCGGCATCGACGCGCACACGCACATGGAGATGCCCTTCGGCGGCACCTTCGCCTCGGACACCTTCGAGACGGGCACCCGGGCCGCCGCGTGGGGCGGCACGACCTCGATCGTGGACTTCGTGGTCCAGTACCCCGGCGAGAGCGTCGTCGACCGCTATCAGGCGTGGCAGGCGAAGGCGGCGGGGGAGTGCGCGATCGACTACGGCTTCCACCAGATCCTGTCGGACGTGCAGGACTCGTCGCTGGTCGCGATGGACGAGCTGATGGATGAGGGGGTGACGAGCTTCAAGCTCTTCATGGCCTACAAGGGCGTGTTCCTGTCGGACGACGGGCAGATCCTCCGCGCGTTCCAGAAGGGCGCCTCGAACGGCGCGATGATGATGATGCACGCCGAGAACGGCGCGATCATCGACGAGCTCGTGAAGCAGTCCCTCGCGGCCGGGAACACGTCTCCGTACTTCCACGGCACGTCGCGTCCGTGGCAGGCGGAGGAGGAGGCCACGCACCGGGCGATCATGATCGCCGACCTCACCGGTGCGCCGTTGTACGTGGTGCACGTGTCGGCGAAGCAGGCGGTGGAGCAGATCGCCGAGGCCCGCGACCGCGGCATGAACGTGTTCGGCGAGACCTGCCCGCAGTACCTGTACCTCTCGCTCGAGGAGCAGCTGGGCGCTCCCGGGTTCGAGGGCGCGAAGTGGGTGTGCTCCACGCCGCTGCGCTCGAAGACGGAGGGGCACCAGCACCACATGTGGCAGTCGCTGCGCACGAACGACATCCAGATGGTGTCCACCGACCACTGCCCGTTCTGCATGAAGGGCCAGAAGGACATGGGCGTCGGCGACTTCTCGAAGATCCCCAACGGCATCGGCTCGGTGGAGCATCGGATGGACCTGATGTACCAGGGCGTCGTGTCCGGGCAGATCTCGCTCCCGCGCTGGGTCGAGCTGACGTCCACGACTCCGGCGCGGATGTTCGGGATGTACGGGAAGAAGGGCGTGATCCAGCCCGGCGCCGACGGCGACGTCGTCGTCTACGACCCGAACGGCCACACCTCGATCGGCATCGGCGAGGGGCGCAGCCACCACATGAACATGGACTACTCCGCATGGGAGGGGTTCGAGATCGACGGGCACGTCGACACCGTGATCTCCCGCGGCAAGGTCGTCGTCGACGACGGGCAGTACGTCGGCACCAAGGGCGACGGCAAGTACATCAAGCGCGGACTCTCCCAATATCTGATCTGA
- a CDS encoding TIGR03842 family LLM class F420-dependent oxidoreductase — protein MDFGVVLQTNPPASRTVALAVLAETYGFDYAWTFDSHLLWQEPYVIYSQILEKTHRITVGPMVTNPATRDWTVIASLHATLNEMYGNRTVCGIGRGDSAVRVTGGAPTTLKTLRESIHVIRELANSRSVEYNGSTLQFPWSRGSSLEMWVAAYGPLALKLAGEVGDGFILQLADVDIARWMITTVKEAAANVGRDPESLQFCIAAPMYIGTDRAHMYEQCRWFGGMVGNHVADIVGRYGSSGAVPQALTDYIAGREGYDYNEHGRAGNSHTSFVPDEIVERFCVLGTADEHIAKLEALAEIGVTQFAGYLQHDNKEETLRVYGERVIPALGPHITARA, from the coding sequence ATGGACTTCGGAGTCGTCCTCCAGACCAACCCGCCCGCCTCGCGCACCGTCGCCCTCGCCGTCCTGGCCGAGACCTACGGCTTCGACTACGCGTGGACGTTCGACTCGCACCTGCTCTGGCAGGAGCCCTACGTGATCTACTCGCAGATCCTCGAGAAGACGCACCGCATCACGGTCGGCCCGATGGTCACGAACCCGGCGACGCGCGACTGGACGGTCATCGCCTCCCTGCACGCGACGCTGAACGAGATGTACGGCAACCGCACCGTGTGCGGGATCGGCCGCGGCGACTCCGCGGTGCGCGTGACGGGCGGGGCGCCGACCACGCTCAAGACGCTGCGGGAGTCGATCCACGTCATCCGCGAGCTCGCCAACAGCCGCTCGGTCGAGTACAACGGCTCGACCCTGCAGTTCCCGTGGAGCCGCGGCTCCTCGCTCGAGATGTGGGTGGCCGCGTACGGCCCGCTCGCGCTGAAGCTCGCGGGCGAGGTCGGCGACGGCTTCATCCTGCAGCTGGCCGACGTCGACATCGCGCGCTGGATGATCACCACGGTCAAGGAGGCGGCCGCGAACGTGGGCCGCGACCCCGAGTCGCTGCAGTTCTGCATCGCCGCGCCGATGTACATCGGCACCGACCGCGCCCACATGTACGAGCAGTGCCGCTGGTTCGGCGGCATGGTCGGCAACCACGTCGCCGACATCGTCGGCCGCTACGGGAGCAGCGGCGCGGTGCCGCAGGCCCTCACCGACTACATCGCGGGGCGCGAGGGCTACGACTACAACGAGCACGGGCGGGCGGGCAACAGCCACACCTCGTTCGTGCCGGACGAGATCGTCGAGCGCTTCTGCGTGCTGGGCACGGCCGACGAGCACATCGCCAAGCTCGAGGCGCTCGCCGAGATCGGCGTCACGCAGTTCGCCGGCTACCTCCAGCACGACAACAAGGAGGAGACGCTGCGCGTCTACGGCGAGCGCGTGATCCCGGCTCTCGGCCCGCACATCACGGCCAGGGCATGA
- a CDS encoding ABC transporter permease, with amino-acid sequence MRAPAAARGILLGAAGLLLLALVWEAYKALGPETGVIVGGVTVLPRTSAIAMPHLWEIAARLVEPVTGARGAPALWLAVLQASAFSLGIAAVGWVVGVVVGMLLALLMQRFRTAESAVLPWIVLSQTVPLIAIAPLVRRWGSQLELGAFTWENWMSVALIASYLAFFPVSIGALRGLGSPAAHQVELMHVYGVGWWKTLVRLRLPASVAYLLPALRLGAVSAVIGTVVAEVSIGLRGGIGRMIIEFASAAGGDPAKPWAPILGAVLVGLAAAGAVALIGVALRPFRRGEQPA; translated from the coding sequence ATGAGGGCTCCGGCCGCGGCGCGCGGGATCCTGCTCGGCGCGGCCGGCCTGCTCCTGCTCGCTCTCGTCTGGGAGGCGTACAAGGCGCTCGGCCCCGAGACCGGTGTGATCGTCGGAGGCGTCACGGTGCTGCCGCGCACCAGCGCGATCGCGATGCCGCACCTCTGGGAGATCGCGGCGCGCCTCGTCGAGCCGGTGACCGGAGCCCGCGGCGCTCCGGCGCTCTGGCTCGCTGTGCTGCAGGCGAGCGCCTTCTCGCTCGGGATCGCGGCCGTCGGCTGGGTCGTCGGGGTCGTCGTCGGGATGCTGCTCGCGCTGCTCATGCAGCGGTTCCGCACCGCGGAGTCGGCGGTGCTGCCCTGGATCGTGCTCAGCCAGACGGTGCCGCTCATCGCCATCGCGCCGCTGGTGCGCCGCTGGGGCTCGCAGCTCGAGCTCGGCGCGTTCACCTGGGAGAACTGGATGTCGGTGGCGCTGATCGCCTCCTACCTCGCGTTCTTCCCCGTGTCGATCGGCGCGCTCCGCGGGCTCGGCTCGCCGGCTGCGCACCAGGTGGAGCTGATGCACGTCTACGGGGTGGGCTGGTGGAAGACGCTCGTGCGGCTGCGCCTGCCGGCGAGCGTGGCGTACCTGCTCCCCGCCCTGCGTCTCGGAGCGGTCAGCGCCGTCATCGGGACCGTGGTCGCCGAGGTCTCGATCGGCCTGCGCGGCGGCATCGGCCGCATGATCATCGAGTTCGCCTCCGCCGCCGGCGGAGACCCCGCCAAGCCCTGGGCGCCGATCCTGGGCGCGGTGCTCGTCGGCCTGGCGGCCGCCGGCGCCGTCGCGCTGATCGGGGTCGCCCTCCGTCCGTTCCGCAGAGGGGAGCAGCCCGCATGA
- a CDS encoding ABC transporter ATP-binding protein, protein MSAAESAVVVDAVTKTFSTKKGASVVALQDVSLEIAAGEFVSLIGPSGCGKSTLLRLIADLDEPTSGAISVFGKTARRARLDQDYGIAFQQAGLLPWRSIRANIALPLELHGVGASARRSRVDELLALVGLGDFADSYPDQLSGGMQQRVAIARALAESPRLLLMDEPFGALDEMTRERMQTELLRIRTETGAAVVFVTHSIPEAVFLSDRVVVMSPRPGRIRDVLPVRLPDAASRDEGVREDESFFRDVSAVRELLHGEAAALPRGVENR, encoded by the coding sequence ATGAGCGCTGCCGAGTCCGCCGTCGTCGTCGACGCCGTCACCAAGACGTTCAGCACGAAGAAGGGCGCGAGCGTCGTCGCGCTCCAGGACGTGTCGCTCGAGATCGCGGCGGGGGAGTTCGTCTCGCTGATCGGACCCTCCGGCTGCGGCAAGTCGACCCTGCTGCGACTGATCGCGGACCTCGACGAGCCGACGTCGGGAGCGATCTCCGTCTTCGGCAAGACCGCCCGGCGCGCGCGGCTCGACCAGGACTACGGCATCGCGTTCCAGCAGGCCGGGCTGCTGCCGTGGCGCAGCATCCGCGCGAACATCGCCCTGCCGCTCGAGCTGCACGGGGTGGGAGCGTCGGCCCGGCGCTCGCGGGTCGACGAACTCCTCGCGCTGGTCGGGCTCGGCGACTTCGCCGACTCCTACCCCGACCAGCTCTCGGGAGGCATGCAGCAGCGCGTCGCCATCGCGCGTGCGCTCGCCGAGAGCCCGCGGCTGCTCCTGATGGACGAGCCCTTCGGAGCGCTGGACGAGATGACGCGCGAGCGGATGCAGACGGAGCTGCTGCGGATCCGCACCGAGACCGGAGCGGCCGTCGTCTTCGTCACCCACTCGATCCCGGAGGCGGTGTTCCTCTCGGACCGCGTCGTCGTCATGTCGCCCCGCCCGGGGCGGATCCGCGACGTGCTCCCGGTGCGCCTGCCCGACGCCGCCTCGCGCGACGAGGGCGTGCGCGAGGACGAGTCGTTCTTCCGCGACGTCAGCGCCGTGCGCGAGCTCCTGCACGGCGAGGCCGCGGCGCTGCCGCGCGGGGTGGAGAACCGATGA
- a CDS encoding ABC transporter permease, with product MTTPALARTVLAPLLLGLAALILWQVGVTAFDVKPFVLPSPVSIGAEFAQNLGSVASGSRVTGGNALIGLVVGAVVAVVVASLSALLRVFDGLVAPIVAAAAVVPIVALAPVLYTMFGASVETARQLVAALAVFVPVYVNTLRGLRQATPVHRDLMRAYAATPWQSTLAVTLPAAVPFFFTGLRIASSLAVISALVAEYFGGPVGGLGKSITTAASGSDYALAYAYVLGAVLVGLLFYCATAGLEAFALRRSRAR from the coding sequence ATGACGACTCCGGCGCTCGCGCGCACCGTCCTCGCGCCGCTGCTGCTCGGGCTCGCGGCCCTGATCCTGTGGCAGGTGGGCGTCACGGCGTTCGACGTGAAGCCGTTCGTGCTGCCGTCGCCGGTCTCGATCGGCGCGGAGTTCGCGCAGAATCTCGGCTCGGTGGCGTCCGGCAGCCGCGTCACCGGAGGGAACGCGCTGATCGGCCTCGTCGTCGGAGCGGTCGTCGCGGTGGTCGTCGCGAGCCTGTCGGCGCTGCTGCGGGTCTTCGACGGCCTCGTCGCTCCGATCGTCGCGGCGGCCGCCGTGGTGCCGATCGTGGCGCTGGCGCCGGTGCTCTACACGATGTTCGGCGCGAGCGTCGAGACGGCGCGGCAGCTCGTCGCGGCACTCGCCGTCTTCGTACCGGTCTACGTGAACACCCTGCGGGGGCTGCGGCAGGCGACTCCGGTGCACCGCGATCTGATGCGGGCGTACGCCGCGACGCCGTGGCAGAGTACCCTCGCCGTCACCCTCCCCGCCGCCGTGCCGTTCTTCTTCACGGGACTGCGCATCGCCTCCTCGCTCGCCGTCATCTCGGCGCTGGTCGCCGAGTACTTCGGCGGACCGGTCGGCGGGCTCGGCAAGTCGATCACGACGGCGGCCTCGGGCAGCGACTACGCGCTCGCCTACGCCTACGTGCTCGGCGCCGTGCTCGTCGGCCTCCTGTTCTACTGCGCCACCGCGGGGCTCGAGGCCTTCGCGCTCCGGCGCAGTCGCGCGCGCTGA